A region from the Streptomyces sp. 3214.6 genome encodes:
- a CDS encoding DUF6480 family protein — MTTPDPDPRRTPGLVPGGGVSPGETPPAEGGTYGISHPEPPELRKGWGAMPLVLIMVVVALIAIGLIAMVVTLIA, encoded by the coding sequence ATGACGACTCCTGACCCCGACCCGAGGCGAACCCCGGGACTCGTACCGGGCGGCGGCGTGTCACCCGGTGAGACACCGCCCGCCGAAGGAGGCACGTACGGCATCTCCCATCCTGAGCCGCCCGAACTGCGCAAGGGGTGGGGAGCGATGCCACTCGTCCTGATCATGGTGGTGGTGGCACTGATAGCGATCGGACTGATCGCCATGGTGGTGACGCTGATCGCCTGA
- a CDS encoding CBS domain-containing protein gives MTQHVSDVMTRSPVTVEPQTSVTAVARMMRDEDIGAVLVTEGERLRGLVSDRDLVIRAMAEGGDPNRTTVADACSDDLVTVQPDDDLGRAVAVMREHSVRRLPVVDEGQHAVGIVSIGDLAIERDPESALGDISSTSPNK, from the coding sequence ATGACTCAGCATGTCAGCGACGTCATGACGCGTTCCCCGGTGACGGTCGAACCGCAGACCTCGGTCACGGCCGTGGCCCGGATGATGCGGGACGAGGACATCGGCGCCGTCCTGGTCACCGAGGGCGAGCGATTGCGCGGACTGGTCAGCGACCGTGACCTGGTGATCCGCGCGATGGCCGAGGGCGGCGATCCGAACCGTACGACCGTGGCGGACGCGTGCAGCGACGACCTCGTCACGGTGCAGCCCGACGACGACCTCGGCCGGGCAGTGGCGGTGATGCGTGAGCACTCCGTGCGCCGACTGCCGGTCGTCGACGAAGGACAGCACGCGGTGGGCATCGTCTCCATCGGCGACCTGGCCATCGAGCGCGACCCCGAGTCGGCTCTCGGCGACATCAGCTCCACCAGCCCCAACAAGTGA
- a CDS encoding YihY/virulence factor BrkB family protein: MVRTLKPHRRHGERVAADGGSGTGQAARSAVGPDEQVERRAPEKPTDLPKRSWGAVLKGTLKEFKKDELADRAAALTYYSILALFPALLTLVSLLGIVGQSATQAVLDNIRKLAPGAAQDILRNAVHQMQGKGGLGSIMAIVGLVLAVWSASGYVAAFIRSANAVYDIPEGRPVWKVLPVRVGVTVLLMVMAVISALIVVFTGGLARQVGAALGVGDTALTAWSIAKWPVLVVLVTVMIAVLYWATPNARVRGFRWITPGSVLALLIWMIASAGFALYVANFGSYNKTYGALAGVIIFLVWLWITNLAILLGLEFDAELVRQRAVAGGLPADEEPYVQPRDTRTWDEEDRRHLGPDTRSR; this comes from the coding sequence ATGGTACGGACACTGAAGCCGCACAGACGGCACGGCGAGCGCGTCGCGGCCGACGGCGGGAGCGGCACGGGGCAGGCCGCACGGTCCGCCGTCGGGCCGGACGAGCAGGTTGAGCGGCGGGCCCCCGAGAAGCCGACGGACCTGCCCAAACGCTCCTGGGGAGCGGTGCTGAAAGGCACCCTCAAGGAGTTCAAGAAGGACGAGTTGGCCGACCGGGCCGCCGCGTTGACCTACTACTCGATCCTGGCGCTGTTCCCCGCCTTGCTCACGCTGGTGTCGCTGCTGGGGATCGTCGGGCAGTCGGCCACGCAGGCGGTCCTGGACAACATCCGCAAGCTCGCCCCGGGTGCGGCCCAGGACATCCTGCGCAATGCCGTGCACCAGATGCAGGGCAAGGGCGGACTCGGCTCGATCATGGCGATCGTGGGTCTGGTCCTGGCGGTGTGGTCGGCGTCCGGTTATGTCGCCGCGTTCATCCGCAGCGCCAACGCGGTCTACGACATCCCCGAGGGCCGCCCGGTCTGGAAGGTGCTGCCGGTGCGGGTGGGCGTGACCGTGCTGCTGATGGTGATGGCTGTGATCAGTGCGCTGATCGTCGTGTTCACCGGCGGGCTGGCCCGGCAGGTCGGCGCCGCGCTCGGGGTCGGTGACACGGCGCTGACCGCGTGGTCCATCGCGAAGTGGCCGGTGCTGGTGGTTCTGGTGACGGTGATGATCGCGGTCCTGTACTGGGCCACCCCCAACGCGCGGGTCCGCGGCTTCCGCTGGATCACGCCGGGCAGTGTCCTGGCCCTGCTGATCTGGATGATCGCCTCGGCCGGGTTCGCGCTGTACGTGGCGAACTTCGGCTCGTACAACAAGACCTACGGCGCTCTCGCCGGTGTGATCATCTTCCTGGTGTGGCTGTGGATCACCAACCTGGCGATCCTGCTCGGCCTGGAGTTCGACGCGGAGCTGGTGCGTCAGCGAGCCGTCGCCGGGGGCCTTCCGGCCGACGAGGAACCGTACGTCCAGCCGCGCGACACCCGGACGTGGGACGAGGAGGACCGCCGTCACCTCGGGCCCGACACCCGCTCCCGGTGA
- a CDS encoding endonuclease/exonuclease/phosphatase family protein yields the protein MIRAASRPAPWKRGPVLAALALLLGLLMLLHAKIPNRIGNLGSLVETFLPWFGLFVPVLLAGALWRRSASAVAALLLPVVVWLNLFGGLLGDKSHPGSDLTVVSHNVGADNPDPAGTARDLAASGADVLALVELTEQARDTYEKELATAYPYHAVQGTVGLWSKLPLSDTRPVDIAQDVGPLADTKPIEVKLASSRALRTTVATDRGPLAVYVAHLGSVRVNPRVGFWTDSRDRNAKALGKAIAAERNERVVLLGDLNGTMDDRAFDGITSRLRSAQDVAGDGFGFSWPAKFPVARIDQILVRGVEPDSSWVLPATGSDHLPVAAGISW from the coding sequence CTGATCCGTGCCGCCTCCCGGCCGGCGCCCTGGAAGCGCGGCCCGGTCCTCGCGGCGCTGGCGCTGCTGCTCGGGCTGCTCATGCTGCTGCACGCGAAGATCCCGAACCGGATCGGGAACCTCGGCAGCCTGGTGGAGACCTTCCTGCCGTGGTTCGGCCTGTTCGTCCCGGTGCTGCTGGCCGGGGCGCTGTGGCGCCGCTCCGCCTCCGCGGTGGCCGCGCTGCTGCTGCCGGTCGTGGTGTGGCTGAACCTGTTCGGCGGACTGCTCGGCGACAAGTCCCACCCGGGCAGCGACCTCACCGTCGTCAGCCACAACGTCGGCGCCGACAACCCCGATCCGGCCGGCACCGCTCGCGACCTGGCCGCCTCCGGCGCGGACGTGCTGGCCCTGGTGGAGCTGACCGAGCAGGCCAGGGACACGTACGAGAAGGAGCTGGCGACGGCGTACCCGTACCACGCCGTGCAGGGCACGGTCGGGCTGTGGAGCAAGCTGCCGCTGTCGGACACCCGGCCGGTCGACATCGCGCAGGACGTCGGACCGCTGGCGGACACCAAGCCGATCGAGGTCAAGTTGGCCTCCAGCCGGGCGCTGCGCACCACGGTGGCCACGGACCGGGGGCCGCTGGCGGTGTATGTGGCCCACCTGGGGTCGGTACGGGTGAATCCGAGGGTGGGCTTCTGGACGGACTCGCGGGACAGGAACGCGAAGGCGCTCGGCAAGGCCATCGCCGCCGAGCGGAACGAGCGGGTGGTGCTGCTCGGCGACCTCAACGGCACGATGGACGACCGCGCGTTCGACGGCATCACCTCGCGGCTGCGCTCGGCCCAGGACGTGGCCGGGGACGGCTTCGGCTTCAGCTGGCCGGCGAAGTTCCCGGTGGCGCGGATCGACCAGATCCTCGTCAGGGGCGTGGAGCCGGACAGCTCGTGGGTGCTACCGGCCACCGGCAGCGACCACCTGCCGGTGGCGGCCGGAATCAGCTGGTGA